The region TGGAAATTTAGTTGTTCTTTACGCTTCCAACGCTGATGAGCAGCACAGTTATATCCAGTCTGCAAAAGATAAAGGCTATGAAGTTCTTCTTTTAGACTCGCCAATTGTTCCTCACGTGATTCAAAAACTGGAAACGTCTAAAGAGAAAATTTCTTTTGTAAGAGTAGATGCGGATCACATCAACAATCTGATCAAAAAAGACGAACCGATCATTTCGAAGTTGAACGAAACCGAAAAAGAATCATTGAAGAAAAACGTTGAAGAAGTAATCAACGATACAAAATTCACAGTTCAGCTTGAAGATTTAGAAAGCAATGATGCTCCCTTTACCATTACCCAGCCAGAATTCATGAGAAGAATGAAAGATATGCAGGCAACCGGTGGCGGCGGAATGTTTGGAATGGGCGGATTCCCCGAAATGTATAATCTGGTAGTAAATTCCAACAGTGAATTTGCCAACCAAATCTTAAATACAGAAAATATTGAGGAAAAAGCAGGTTTAATTAAATATGCTTTAGATCTAGCAAAACTTTCTCAGAATCTATTGAAAGGAAAAGATCTGACAGACTTTATCCAAAGAAGTTATCAGAATTTAAATAAATAATTGGTTATTTTATATTGAGGTTTCGGGGTGACTTTGCCGCCCCGAAACTTTTATTTTATAGCTCATCCAAAGGATTCCAAAAAAGTTTCTTAAAATTTTTGATTCTAAAATTTTCCACCTCAATTCCCTCTGCTTCTAATTTTACATGAAATTCCGGAACAGATAAAGTTCCCGAACTTGAAATCACACGATGTGCAGGAACATCTTTCGGACAACCTCCCATTGCTTTTCCTACATGTCGTGAATGATTAGGATAACCAACTGCTTTTGCAATGGCTCCGTAGCTTGTTACTCTGCCTTTGGGAACTAATTTTGTAATTTCCCAGACCTGTTGCTTAAAGATTTCGTCCATAAAATATCTGAATAGATTAAAGATAAACATAATTTTCAGATCGGAAAACCTGTTTTACAATATTATCATTTCTAATAATGCAATCGGTTTCTTATCATAGATCAAGGTATAAAGATGTTTTAATTCGTAAATTTAAATATCATTAATTCAAAAAAATTATGGCAAATTTAAAAGGAAAAGTAATAATTGTAACAGGAGCAGCCATGGGACTTGGTCTGGCTGCAGCAGATGTATTAGCTTCTAAAGGAGCCGATTTGACATTAGTAGATTATAATGCTGAAGCTTTGAATAAAACGAAGGCAGATCTGCAATCAAAATATCCGGAAAATAATTTTTTAACAGTAGCTGCAGATGTTTCTGTAGAAGAAAATGTAAAGAACTATGTTGACGAGACTGTTAAGACATTTGGGAAAGTTGACGGATTATACAACAATGCAGGAATTGAGGGAAAACAAGCTCCTCTAATAGATTATGACATTAATATTTTTAAAAAAGTAATTGATATTAATCTTTTAGGAGTTTATTATGGAATGAAATATGTGATCCCTGAGCTACAGAAAAACGGAGGGGGAAGAATTGTAAATGTAGCTTCTGTCGGCGGGATCAGAGGAGTTTTGAATCAGACCGCTTATGTAGCGACAAAACACGCCGTAGCCGGAATGACAAAAAATGCAGCGTTGGAATACGGTAAAGATAATATTCTGACCAATGCTATTGCTCCGGGAGCTATTTTAACACCAATGGTAGCAGAAGCTTTTAAGCAGGTAAATCCAAACGATCCGAAGGCAGCCGAAAAAGAATATGCATCCCGAAATCCTACAAGACGATTAGGAGATCCAATGGATGTGGGACATTTGGTAGCTTATTTATTGAGTGATGAAAACGGCTATGTTTCCGGACAGGTAATTGCCATCGACGGAGGAGAATCCAATATATATGGAAATCCATAAATAGGATAATGCAGTAAATAATAAATTTAATATGTTAGTAGTGAAATTGCCTGTCGGATTGATGGGCAGTTTTATTTTAGTAAAACCGCATAGTTTTTGAATACTATGAAATAATCACTAAAATATATTATCATGAAAAAATTATTTTTCAAATTTCTGAATAGCATCAATAAGTTGATTCTTCCTAAATTGAGCCATAAAGATCCTAATACACTCACAAAAATTCAGAAAGGAATTCTGGCGTATCGATATTTTGTATTAGTGAACGCTTTAGATTAATAAATCTTATTTGATGTAAAAAAATAAAAGGCCTATATAATAAGCCTTTTATCTAGAATTTATGATTATTTTCTATTAAGAATTCTCAAGAATATAAGAGAACATCAATGGTGCACAGATCGTTGCATCACTTTCAACGATAAATTTCGGTGTTGTAATATCTAATTTACCCCAAGTAATTTTCTCGTTCGGAACCGCTCCTGAATATGATCCATAAGATGTTGTAGAGTCTGAAATCTGGCAGAAATAAGACCAGAACGGAATATCATGCATTTCCATATCCTGATACAACATCGGCACAACGCAGATCGGGAAATCTCCTGCAATACCTCCACCAATCTGGAAGAATCCAACTCCCTTTCCACCTGAATTTTTAGTATACCAATCAGCCAAATATGTCATGTATTCGATCCCTGATTTCATGGTTGTAGCCTTAAGCTCTCCTTTAATACAATAAGAAGCGAAGATGTTACCCATTGTAGAATCTTCCCATCCCGGAACTACGATCGGCAAATTTGCTTCTGCCGCAGCGATCATCCAAGAGTTTTCTCTAGGAATCTCATAATACTGCTCCAAAACTCCTGAAAGGATCATTTTGTACATGAATTCGTGCGGGAAATATCTTTCACCTTTTGCTTCAGCATCTTTCCATATCTCTACGATATGTTTCTGTAATCTTCTGAAAGCCTCTTCTTCAGGGATACAAGTATCTGTAACTCTGTTCAGACCTCTTTCCAAAAGATCCCACTCATCCTGAGCTGTCAAATCTCTATAGTGAGGAACTCTTTCATAATGAGAATGCGCTACAAGATTCATAAGGTCTTCTTCAAGGTTTGCCCCCGTACAAGAGATAAAATCTACTTTACCTTGACGGATCATTTCAGCAAGAATTTTCCCCAACTCGGCAGTAGACATTGCTCCAGCCAAAGTAATCATCATTTTTCCGCCATCCTTAAGGTGTGCAACATATCCTTTAGAAGCATCCACCAATGCTGCCGCATTAAAGTGAAGGTAATATTTTTCTATGAATTCAGTAATCGGTTTGCTCATTTTTTTAATTTTTGCAAAGATAAGAATTTTGGGTTGTAAGATGGAAGCCGGAAGTTATAAGAATTCTTAAAACTTAAACCTTCTGTTTTCCTTTTTCTCCGAAAGCTTCTTTTTGGTATCTAATCTTTTCTGTTTCTTAGCTTTAGACGGTTTGGTGGCAATTCGTTTTTTAGGAATCCATAAAGATTTATCAACGATTTCCAGTATCTTTTCAATCGCTTTATTTTTATTCATAAGCTGTGTCCTGCTCTCAGAAACCGTTAAGAATAAAAAACCATCCACATTGATTCTGTTTTTTAATTTATCCCGAATTAAATCTTTTTGTTCATCAGTAAAAAATTCAGATTCGTCTACCTTCCAAAGG is a window of Candidatus Chryseobacterium colombiense DNA encoding:
- the arfB gene encoding alternative ribosome rescue aminoacyl-tRNA hydrolase ArfB, whose translation is MKDFTKELSFKTSRSSGAGGQNVNKVETSVTVLWKVDESEFFTDEQKDLIRDKLKNRINVDGFLFLTVSESRTQLMNKNKAIEKILEIVDKSLWIPKKRIATKPSKAKKQKRLDTKKKLSEKKENRRFKF
- a CDS encoding glucose 1-dehydrogenase, with the translated sequence MANLKGKVIIVTGAAMGLGLAAADVLASKGADLTLVDYNAEALNKTKADLQSKYPENNFLTVAADVSVEENVKNYVDETVKTFGKVDGLYNNAGIEGKQAPLIDYDINIFKKVIDINLLGVYYGMKYVIPELQKNGGGRIVNVASVGGIRGVLNQTAYVATKHAVAGMTKNAALEYGKDNILTNAIAPGAILTPMVAEAFKQVNPNDPKAAEKEYASRNPTRRLGDPMDVGHLVAYLLSDENGYVSGQVIAIDGGESNIYGNP
- a CDS encoding MGMT family protein; protein product: MDEIFKQQVWEITKLVPKGRVTSYGAIAKAVGYPNHSRHVGKAMGGCPKDVPAHRVISSSGTLSVPEFHVKLEAEGIEVENFRIKNFKKLFWNPLDEL
- a CDS encoding deoxyhypusine synthase family protein, whose product is MSKPITEFIEKYYLHFNAAALVDASKGYVAHLKDGGKMMITLAGAMSTAELGKILAEMIRQGKVDFISCTGANLEEDLMNLVAHSHYERVPHYRDLTAQDEWDLLERGLNRVTDTCIPEEEAFRRLQKHIVEIWKDAEAKGERYFPHEFMYKMILSGVLEQYYEIPRENSWMIAAAEANLPIVVPGWEDSTMGNIFASYCIKGELKATTMKSGIEYMTYLADWYTKNSGGKGVGFFQIGGGIAGDFPICVVPMLYQDMEMHDIPFWSYFCQISDSTTSYGSYSGAVPNEKITWGKLDITTPKFIVESDATICAPLMFSYILENS